One genomic region from Clostridium saccharobutylicum DSM 13864 encodes:
- a CDS encoding HD domain-containing protein, whose product MQFYRIKQFYWAVQSLIKKDDFAILNKYLNSEQLNLFMKISKSERQHSIRVCKSAINYIYDKNISNIDKNKMSKCALLHDIGKSQVRINIFEKSFVVIMNKITLGSFLKYNKIKRISNYYNHPRIGAKLLRDSGEKDEEIIECIEQHHNEEIKEKSIYLKILMICDNCN is encoded by the coding sequence ATGCAATTTTATAGAATTAAACAATTTTATTGGGCAGTTCAATCTTTAATAAAGAAGGATGACTTTGCAATATTGAATAAATACCTTAATTCAGAACAATTAAATTTATTTATGAAAATAAGTAAATCGGAAAGACAACATTCAATAAGAGTATGTAAGTCAGCCATAAATTATATATATGATAAAAACATTTCCAATATTGATAAGAATAAAATGAGTAAATGTGCATTATTACATGATATAGGAAAATCACAAGTTAGAATAAATATATTTGAGAAAAGTTTTGTTGTTATTATGAATAAGATTACTTTAGGAAGCTTTTTAAAGTATAATAAAATTAAGAGAATAAGTAATTATTATAATCATCCTAGAATTGGAGCAAAGCTGTTAAGAGATTCTGGTGAAAAGGATGAAGAGATAATTGAATGCATAGAACAACATCATAATGAAGAAATTAAAGAGAAAAGCATTTATTTAAAAATATTAATGATATGTGATAATTGTAATTAA
- a CDS encoding transcription repressor NadR has product MNSIERRDSIIKLLLESNKPLKGTTIAEKYAVTRQVIVKDIAILRAKGENIIATPDGYIVNNNEGKVKAIIAVTHDKEQMFEEMSIVIKYGGIIEDVIVEHPLYGEIKGMLMIKNFNELNKFIIKYKEQKAKLLSVLTNGVHLHTIAADTEDDIELIISELKERNFVVSD; this is encoded by the coding sequence ATGAATTCTATTGAACGAAGAGATAGTATAATTAAGTTATTATTAGAGAGCAATAAGCCATTAAAAGGTACTACTATAGCTGAAAAATATGCTGTAACCAGACAAGTAATTGTAAAGGATATAGCTATTCTTAGAGCTAAGGGAGAAAATATAATAGCAACGCCAGATGGATATATAGTAAATAATAATGAAGGGAAAGTTAAAGCTATTATAGCTGTGACTCACGATAAAGAGCAAATGTTTGAGGAAATGAGCATAGTAATTAAATATGGGGGGATAATTGAAGATGTTATAGTAGAACATCCGTTATATGGTGAGATAAAAGGAATGCTTATGATTAAAAATTTTAATGAATTAAATAAGTTTATTATAAAGTATAAGGAACAAAAAGCAAAATTATTATCAGTATTAACTAATGGAGTTCATCTTCATACTATAGCAGCAGATACTGAAGATGATATTGAATTAATAATATCAGAATTAAAAGAACGTAACTTTGTGGTTTCAGATTAG